A genomic region of Dactylococcopsis salina PCC 8305 contains the following coding sequences:
- a CDS encoding sulfite exporter TauE/SafE family protein yields MENLDWIIGIILVIVASTLRGLSGFGSAMILTPGLSILFNPQEVVVTVISLEIVATAILLPNAISKTKWQEVFPMSFAAILMIPVGVIFLNKLDAELIRMLIGILLLVTVFLLFNSDRYNLDIKPSVSLNLAVGAFSGFLTSLTSMGGIPIVLYQFLLSDSATEKRATFISFFAFTQIIALISYLITDLLSMQVIQMFLYFSPVFIAGIFLGRFLFTYVKETVFNKLIIYLLFIMSLLALFPTMETIFMALLD; encoded by the coding sequence ATGGAAAATTTAGACTGGATAATTGGAATTATTTTAGTTATAGTAGCAAGTACTTTAAGAGGCTTGTCGGGTTTTGGTTCTGCCATGATATTAACGCCAGGACTAAGCATTTTGTTTAATCCTCAAGAGGTGGTTGTTACTGTTATTTCATTAGAAATAGTGGCAACAGCAATTTTACTGCCAAATGCAATTTCAAAAACGAAGTGGCAGGAAGTTTTCCCGATGAGCTTTGCGGCGATATTAATGATTCCAGTGGGAGTGATATTTCTAAATAAACTTGATGCAGAATTAATACGAATGTTAATTGGGATTTTACTGTTAGTCACTGTTTTTTTATTATTTAATAGTGATCGGTACAATTTAGATATAAAACCTAGTGTTTCCTTAAATCTTGCCGTTGGTGCTTTTAGTGGATTTTTAACTAGTCTCACTAGCATGGGAGGAATTCCCATTGTTTTATATCAATTTTTGCTAAGTGATTCAGCGACAGAAAAACGTGCTACCTTTATTAGTTTTTTTGCTTTCACACAAATTATTGCATTAATTTCATATTTAATTACAGATTTATTATCAATGCAAGTTATTCAAATGTTTCTATATTTTTCACCTGTTTTTATAGCTGGTATATTTTTGGGACGATTTTTATTCACATATGTAAAAGAAACGGTTTTCAATAAATTGATTATTTATCTATTATTCATCATGTCATTATTAGCTCTCTTTCCAACTATGGAAACAATTTTTATGGCTCTCCTAGACTAG
- a CDS encoding YeiH family protein, whose translation MKQNRKMAQSQVWLYQLGAGLCLTSGLALVALFLHTLPGIGILSPLILAILLGILVRNTVGTPPICQLGVSFSLKWLLRLAIILLGLQLSWSQLFEIGSVGLFIVVITLVSTFVFTCWLGKHLGVSQKLSQLIAAGTSICGASAVIATNVVVDGKDEDVTYAVAIVTVFGTTSMLLYPMLSELLHLTSQAFGIWCGTSIHEVAQVIATTFQQGELTSQIATISKLSRVVLLAPTVLALGLFSARSASQRQSLTWQNPPIPWFVVCFIGLILINSFQIFPEGPKALVIQANQFLLTIPMTAMGLETNLYKLKEAGLKPLYLGVFAWLFISTFSLILVKTFYA comes from the coding sequence ATGAAACAGAATCGCAAGATGGCTCAAAGCCAAGTTTGGCTTTATCAGCTTGGGGCCGGACTTTGCCTCACTTCAGGACTGGCATTGGTTGCTCTTTTTCTGCACACCTTACCCGGAATCGGCATATTAAGTCCATTAATTTTAGCCATTCTATTAGGAATTTTAGTCCGCAATACCGTAGGAACCCCCCCAATTTGTCAACTGGGAGTTAGCTTTTCTCTGAAATGGCTTTTAAGATTAGCTATTATTTTGCTGGGATTACAACTGAGTTGGAGTCAGCTATTTGAAATCGGTTCCGTGGGACTCTTTATTGTCGTCATCACTTTAGTCAGTACATTTGTTTTTACTTGCTGGTTGGGAAAACATCTGGGAGTTAGTCAAAAACTATCGCAACTCATTGCAGCCGGAACCTCTATTTGTGGCGCATCTGCTGTCATTGCTACCAATGTTGTAGTCGATGGGAAGGATGAGGATGTTACCTATGCCGTCGCCATAGTAACAGTTTTTGGAACGACTTCCATGTTACTTTACCCGATGCTATCGGAGCTGTTGCATTTAACATCTCAGGCTTTTGGCATTTGGTGTGGCACTTCGATTCATGAAGTCGCTCAAGTGATTGCAACAACCTTCCAACAGGGAGAACTCACCAGTCAAATTGCGACAATTTCTAAACTGTCGCGAGTTGTACTTCTAGCGCCTACGGTATTAGCACTAGGATTATTTTCAGCCCGTTCTGCTAGTCAAAGACAATCGTTGACTTGGCAAAATCCCCCCATTCCTTGGTTTGTTGTCTGTTTTATCGGACTTATTTTGATCAATAGTTTTCAGATTTTTCCAGAAGGTCCAAAAGCCCTCGTGATTCAAGCCAACCAATTTTTACTAACGATTCCGATGACAGCAATGGGATTAGAGACCAATTTATACAAATTAAAGGAAGCTGGGTTAAAGCCTTTATATTTAGGTGTTTTTGCTTGGCTATTTATCTCTACTTTTAGTTTGATTTTAGTAAAAACATTTTATGCTTAA
- a CDS encoding HEAT repeat domain-containing protein: MHTDLDPELKQWVEMLQSSQVDDRLVAAKTLQHIGDEEAIDPLIEALADESPAVQKIVITALWELANPIAVTPLMECLKSPDEEVRSEALGALKELIAPDDLLPLLDLLQQNNVNLQLSVLILLRKIHDAQALPYILPFLESDHPELREAAVITLRYLNQVERCQPVLALMSDSVEAVRRATTLTLGHLADEEVVALLKKALASDLDWQVRRNAAQSLALHAPSEAVSVLGKALGDEHWQVRKFAAQTLQRVADEQVIPPLVTALSDESSDVRRDASIALGNLGNPSVLNALQQTLDDPDMDVRINSQKAIQKIQEVTQEIPNA, encoded by the coding sequence ATGCATACTGATCTTGATCCAGAACTGAAACAGTGGGTAGAGATGTTGCAATCGAGTCAGGTTGATGACCGACTGGTTGCAGCCAAAACCCTACAGCATATCGGAGATGAGGAAGCTATCGATCCTCTCATTGAAGCTCTTGCAGATGAAAGTCCAGCCGTCCAGAAAATTGTTATCACTGCCTTGTGGGAGTTGGCAAATCCCATTGCCGTAACCCCCTTAATGGAATGCCTAAAATCTCCTGATGAGGAAGTTCGCAGTGAAGCATTAGGGGCACTCAAGGAATTGATCGCGCCTGACGATCTCCTCCCCTTATTAGATTTGTTGCAACAGAATAACGTCAACCTACAACTTAGCGTTTTAATCTTGTTGCGCAAGATTCACGATGCACAAGCATTACCCTACATTCTTCCCTTTTTAGAGTCAGATCATCCTGAATTAAGGGAAGCAGCGGTGATCACCCTGCGCTATCTCAATCAAGTAGAACGCTGTCAGCCTGTTCTTGCTCTCATGTCTGATTCGGTGGAAGCAGTCCGCCGTGCAACAACTCTGACCCTTGGTCACTTAGCAGATGAGGAAGTGGTGGCTTTACTGAAAAAAGCCTTAGCTTCGGATTTAGATTGGCAAGTTCGTCGTAATGCCGCTCAATCCTTAGCACTCCATGCTCCTTCGGAAGCCGTTTCCGTTTTAGGAAAAGCCTTAGGAGATGAACATTGGCAAGTTCGTAAGTTTGCTGCTCAGACTTTACAACGAGTCGCTGATGAGCAGGTAATTCCCCCATTAGTGACCGCCCTATCTGATGAATCTTCAGATGTTCGTCGGGATGCCAGCATTGCTCTTGGTAATTTGGGAAATCCCTCTGTCCTCAATGCACTTCAACAAACCCTCGACGATCCAGATATGGACGTTCGGATTAATTCCCAGAAAGCGATCCAAAAAATTCAGGAAGTAACACAGGAAATTCCCAATGCCTAA
- a CDS encoding P-loop NTPase, which yields MPNYQSPLIPANYSRDSETSSNAPDPIVETHKHEAIACLKQVVEPVLKNNIVSLGMVRNLNVVDHYVYFRLYIGTHQQYLQELARRALSSLIWCKKTYIQVCTIPGVRTTLAVSSGKGGVGKSTTAVNLAASLKMAGARVGLLDADVYGPNIPRMLGLTDSDVQVVETEQGQKFLPLEAYGIKVMSVALLAEPEHPLAWRGPVLHKIVTQFINEVEWGDLDYLLIDLPPGTGDAQITIVQESPICGAILVTTPQQVAISDVRRSIHMFRNVGVPIIGLIENMSYLLHRGERIAVFGEGGGEQIATELQVPLMGQIPLDSQICQSGDTGQLLPIAQPDANLSQAFRQIATGLNNTFVVSQSAKVSSE from the coding sequence ATGCCTAATTATCAATCTCCCCTTATTCCCGCTAATTACAGTCGTGATTCTGAAACGTCATCCAATGCTCCTGACCCGATTGTTGAAACTCATAAACACGAAGCCATTGCCTGTTTAAAGCAAGTGGTAGAACCAGTCCTCAAGAATAATATTGTCAGTCTTGGAATGGTCCGGAACTTGAATGTTGTCGATCACTATGTTTACTTCCGACTTTACATTGGGACTCACCAACAATATCTTCAAGAACTTGCTCGAAGGGCACTCTCTTCTCTGATCTGGTGTAAAAAGACTTATATTCAAGTCTGCACCATTCCAGGAGTACGGACGACTTTGGCTGTTTCTAGCGGTAAAGGAGGTGTGGGGAAGTCAACGACTGCAGTCAACTTGGCAGCAAGTTTGAAAATGGCAGGGGCAAGAGTCGGGTTACTCGATGCCGATGTTTATGGTCCGAATATCCCGAGAATGCTGGGGTTAACAGACTCAGATGTCCAAGTAGTCGAGACTGAGCAGGGTCAGAAATTTCTGCCTCTGGAAGCCTACGGCATTAAAGTAATGTCAGTAGCACTATTGGCAGAACCTGAGCATCCCCTAGCTTGGCGGGGGCCGGTTTTACATAAAATCGTGACGCAATTTATTAATGAGGTGGAATGGGGAGACCTAGATTATTTACTCATTGATTTACCTCCCGGTACAGGAGATGCTCAAATTACGATTGTGCAAGAAAGCCCTATTTGTGGCGCAATTCTTGTTACCACACCTCAACAAGTTGCCATTTCCGATGTACGTCGTAGCATTCACATGTTCCGTAACGTCGGAGTTCCTATTATTGGTTTGATTGAAAATATGAGTTATCTCCTCCACCGTGGAGAACGGATTGCTGTTTTTGGTGAAGGTGGTGGAGAACAAATTGCTACAGAACTGCAAGTTCCCCTAATGGGACAAATTCCTCTCGATTCTCAAATTTGCCAAAGTGGAGATACTGGTCAACTTTTACCGATCGCGCAGCCAGATGCCAATTTGAGTCAGGCTTTTAGACAAATTGCTACGGGGTTAAACAATACTTTTGTCGTTTCTCAATCAGCCAAAGTGTCATCTGAGTAA
- a CDS encoding 4Fe-4S dicluster domain-containing protein, with the protein MPLTNQRVDVPVIVDESKCLEKCVACIEVCPLDVLAKDPETGKAYMKYDECWFCLPCEKECPTDAITVKIPFLLR; encoded by the coding sequence ATGCCTTTAACTAATCAACGAGTTGATGTTCCTGTCATTGTCGATGAATCCAAGTGTTTAGAGAAATGCGTCGCCTGTATTGAAGTGTGTCCCTTGGATGTTTTGGCTAAAGATCCAGAAACCGGTAAAGCCTATATGAAGTATGACGAGTGTTGGTTTTGCTTGCCCTGTGAGAAGGAATGCCCAACTGATGCCATTACCGTAAAAATTCCATTTTTATTGCGTTAA